The Acetomicrobium flavidum genome window below encodes:
- a CDS encoding phosphoenolpyruvate carboxykinase (ATP) yields the protein MATMGYYQAGFEGLRSRIRVTVEAPFYGNNVVSVGSLREAYGLAKDSPGTVELTGMPVFDAERQGLPEGANVLLFNDGGVVGRCAAARRIIGEPNVSVEEYASKLREAVYGTRFRKLYHVQAVVGLDLDFMVKAHLLIPEGHENILYNWLLNFQYLNERYSEMYRSSKLYPEGDIFVFSDPDWQHPDHPLGLALFDPLHNCAAILGMRYFGEFKKGTLTLAWGTAARNGFLSCHGGLKRFRLPYGKSFVMAVFGLSGSGKSTITHAKHNGKYDITVLHDDAFVVNREKGYSIALEPTYFDKTQDYTITSEASKYIVTLQNNGVTVGEDGKLYAVMEDIRNGNGRAIRSRFWSPNRADRLDDPINALFWIMRDPNLPPVVKVTDPCLGSTMGATLATRRTTAERLLPGIDPNALVFEPYANPFRVYPLSVDYEGFKHLLAEGVDCYVLNTGEFMGKKIESKMTLEIIEAIVEERAHFVPWEDFSGLQIMEIEGFVPNFKDENYREQFAARIKDRIKFVKDRDTEKGGFDKLPPEAGKALEDILQGISNLVG from the coding sequence ATGGCTACTATGGGGTATTATCAGGCAGGGTTTGAAGGCCTTAGGTCCAGGATCAGGGTAACCGTCGAAGCTCCATTTTACGGCAATAACGTGGTATCCGTAGGCTCTTTGAGGGAAGCTTACGGCCTTGCCAAGGATAGCCCGGGGACAGTTGAGCTCACGGGTATGCCCGTATTCGATGCCGAAAGGCAAGGTCTGCCCGAGGGCGCAAACGTGTTGTTGTTTAACGACGGCGGTGTAGTGGGCCGCTGCGCCGCGGCAAGGAGGATAATAGGAGAGCCGAATGTAAGCGTCGAGGAATACGCCTCCAAACTTCGCGAGGCCGTTTACGGGACGAGGTTTCGCAAATTGTATCACGTACAGGCCGTCGTGGGATTGGACCTAGACTTCATGGTCAAGGCCCACCTCTTGATCCCCGAGGGACACGAAAATATCCTGTACAACTGGCTGCTCAACTTTCAGTACTTAAACGAGCGTTACAGTGAGATGTATCGCAGCTCAAAGCTTTACCCCGAAGGGGACATATTCGTCTTTTCCGACCCGGATTGGCAACATCCTGACCATCCTCTGGGACTTGCTCTTTTTGACCCCCTTCACAACTGCGCCGCCATACTGGGCATGAGGTATTTTGGCGAGTTCAAGAAGGGAACATTGACGCTTGCCTGGGGAACGGCAGCAAGAAACGGCTTTCTTTCCTGTCATGGCGGGCTAAAGCGATTTCGGCTGCCATACGGCAAAAGCTTCGTCATGGCGGTATTCGGGCTGTCCGGATCGGGAAAATCGACCATTACGCACGCAAAACATAACGGTAAGTACGATATAACCGTATTGCACGACGACGCCTTCGTCGTCAACCGGGAAAAGGGATACTCCATAGCCCTGGAACCCACCTATTTCGACAAGACACAGGATTACACGATTACCAGCGAAGCAAGTAAGTATATCGTTACGCTGCAAAACAACGGCGTAACCGTGGGTGAGGACGGCAAACTATACGCAGTAATGGAAGACATCCGAAACGGAAATGGCAGGGCCATACGATCCAGGTTTTGGTCACCGAACAGGGCCGACCGCTTGGATGATCCTATAAACGCCCTCTTTTGGATCATGAGGGATCCGAACCTGCCGCCCGTTGTCAAGGTAACTGATCCCTGCCTTGGCTCGACCATGGGCGCGACCCTTGCCACAAGGAGGACGACGGCAGAAAGGCTTTTGCCCGGCATCGATCCAAATGCATTGGTCTTTGAGCCCTATGCTAACCCCTTTAGGGTGTATCCTTTAAGCGTAGATTACGAGGGCTTCAAGCACCTTTTGGCCGAAGGCGTCGACTGTTACGTCTTAAATACAGGAGAGTTCATGGGCAAAAAGATCGAATCTAAGATGACCCTGGAGATAATAGAGGCCATCGTAGAAGAAAGGGCGCACTTCGTGCCTTGGGAGGATTTTTCGGGCCTTCAGATCATGGAGATAGAGGGGTTTGTGCCGAATTTTAAAGACGAAAACTATCGGGAGCAGTTCGCGGCCAGAATCAAGGACAGGATCAAGTTCGTAAAAGACAGAGATACGGAAAAGGGAGGGTTTGACAAACTGCCCCCGGAAGCGGGGAAAGCCTTGGAGGACATTTTGCAGGGCATAAGTAATTTAGTCGGTTAG
- a CDS encoding SIMPL domain-containing protein, whose protein sequence is MTDRRTVAFLALGICLACGLIIASYIIGNALVEFKSAERYVTVKGLSERIVEADLAIWSISFRNSANDLEELQRSIDDNKTKLYNFLLEAGFPESEISSMPPQITDTQALPYYDAGKGREYRYVAVTRVTLRSGDVANVKKAMEKAGQLVSAGIAIGEDSSAQFAFTKLNDIKPEMIAEATKNAREAAEQFARDSGSKVGAIRRASQGYFTVEDRDAGSPDFKMVRVVTTVDFFLTSH, encoded by the coding sequence ATGACGGACCGAAGAACTGTCGCTTTTTTGGCTTTAGGAATATGTTTGGCCTGTGGGCTCATCATAGCAAGCTATATCATAGGTAATGCCCTGGTAGAGTTTAAGTCCGCGGAACGCTATGTCACCGTAAAGGGGTTGTCAGAACGGATCGTGGAGGCAGACCTTGCCATTTGGAGCATATCCTTCAGGAACTCCGCCAACGACTTGGAGGAACTTCAAAGAAGCATCGACGATAACAAGACAAAGCTGTATAACTTCCTGCTTGAGGCAGGTTTCCCTGAATCCGAGATCTCAAGCATGCCGCCGCAGATAACCGACACACAGGCTCTGCCCTACTACGATGCGGGCAAAGGCAGAGAATATCGCTACGTCGCCGTAACAAGGGTTACATTGCGGTCGGGCGACGTTGCAAACGTTAAAAAGGCCATGGAAAAGGCAGGACAGCTTGTATCTGCCGGAATTGCCATAGGCGAGGACAGCTCAGCGCAATTTGCCTTCACCAAACTAAACGACATAAAGCCCGAGATGATCGCCGAGGCGACCAAAAACGCCAGAGAAGCTGCCGAGCAGTTTGCCCGAGATTCGGGCAGCAAAGTTGGAGCCATAAGGAGGGCCTCCCAGGGGTATTTCACCGTTGAGGACAGGGACGCCGGTTCCCCCGACTTCAAAATGGTCCGCGTCGTTACAACTGTGGACTTTTTCCTGACATCCCATTGA
- the rlmN gene encoding 23S rRNA (adenine(2503)-C(2))-methyltransferase RlmN: MDEAVNGLDLDYPEWVDALSEKFGLQRYRADQVCQWIYQKKVFDFYEMTNLSKDLRQKLAGSIVITPPVLARMETSKDGTRKFLWQLQDGESVESVLLVQQGRLTACLSTQVGCPLSCAFCASGKSGFVRNLSAGEITGQFLAMEKFTDQDIDNIVYMGMGEPFLNQEAVFKSIRILNEPKMRGLGIRHFTISTAGVVPGILALAEMKIPVRLSVSLHAPNDQLRSKLMPINKQYPLSTLMEALRKYQSATKDRITIEYLMMNGVNDSTEHAYELATLLSGLSVYVNLIPYNSVPGGNFKRSTDGRIKAFADILSKLNIECEIRRERGSDINAACGQLRRVMNQ; the protein is encoded by the coding sequence ATGGACGAAGCAGTAAACGGCCTTGACCTGGATTATCCGGAGTGGGTAGATGCCTTATCCGAAAAATTTGGCCTTCAAAGATACAGGGCAGACCAGGTATGTCAGTGGATCTACCAAAAAAAGGTATTCGACTTTTACGAGATGACAAACTTAAGCAAAGACTTGAGGCAAAAACTGGCAGGAAGCATCGTCATTACGCCGCCTGTTTTGGCCCGCATGGAGACCTCCAAGGACGGCACCAGAAAGTTTCTATGGCAATTGCAGGACGGCGAAAGTGTGGAATCGGTCTTGCTTGTGCAGCAGGGGCGCTTGACTGCATGTCTTTCGACCCAGGTAGGCTGCCCTTTGTCATGTGCCTTTTGTGCCTCGGGGAAAAGTGGGTTTGTAAGAAATCTGTCGGCTGGAGAAATAACGGGCCAATTCCTTGCTATGGAAAAGTTTACAGACCAGGACATAGACAACATAGTATACATGGGGATGGGGGAGCCTTTCTTAAATCAGGAAGCGGTATTTAAAAGCATTCGAATATTAAACGAACCCAAGATGAGGGGCCTTGGCATCAGGCACTTCACCATATCAACGGCAGGGGTAGTACCCGGAATATTGGCTTTGGCCGAGATGAAGATCCCGGTGAGGCTTTCTGTATCTTTGCATGCGCCAAACGATCAGCTGAGAAGCAAGCTGATGCCTATAAACAAACAATATCCGCTGTCAACCCTGATGGAAGCGCTTCGAAAATATCAATCGGCCACGAAGGATCGCATCACCATCGAATATCTAATGATGAACGGCGTCAACGACTCGACGGAGCATGCATACGAGCTTGCAACGCTTTTAAGCGGCCTGTCCGTTTACGTAAACCTGATACCCTACAATAGCGTGCCCGGAGGCAATTTTAAAAGGTCTACGGACGGTCGCATCAAGGCCTTCGCTGACATCCTTTCCAAGCTCAACATAGAATGTGAGATAAGGCGCGAAAGGGGTTCCGACATAAACGCTGCGTGCGGGCAACTTCGAAGGGTCATGAATCAATAA
- a CDS encoding MmgE/PrpD family protein, with the protein MSEKQTMSRRLSEFAVSLKYEDIPSEVIEHLKNVMLDGYGCGLFGSTTPWMKIYKDVLTARTDRKEASIWGTRDKTSVTAAMMINGSAINSFELDDTHTDGIIHVSTGVLGCVTSFAEMLESVSGKEFLVAAALAYEISCRVAAPIGMELAHQGFNNTGTTCVFGSTAGVGRLLGLNAEQMQHAMGISGNWASGLQAVQFASMAKRIVPSKSSEGAIVGALLAKEGFTGIEDVFENEFGGFYHCFTDRVYDEERTCGELGDRWELMGIGLKFYSTCRSKHTTIDGLRKFKAEHPDIKPEDIKKIVVHTTSITRKYSVDVDDIKSVVSAQLSHPYVCAVTLMEGNAFIDQFTEDKIKDPKILEFARKVEVVDDPEIENLPRALRYTVKIDIHLNDGRVFNLEVNYPKGHPKNPFTKEELLWKFKTLGFKAIQDDKKLDRIAEALFNLEEVKNVRSFVELLRKE; encoded by the coding sequence ATGTCGGAAAAACAGACAATGAGCAGACGGTTATCGGAATTCGCTGTCAGCCTGAAATACGAGGACATTCCCTCGGAGGTGATAGAACACCTCAAAAACGTCATGCTTGACGGTTATGGATGCGGACTATTCGGATCCACCACCCCGTGGATGAAGATCTACAAAGACGTCCTGACGGCCAGGACGGACAGAAAGGAAGCCTCCATATGGGGAACGAGGGATAAAACTTCCGTCACCGCCGCCATGATGATAAACGGCTCGGCCATAAACTCCTTTGAGCTCGACGACACGCATACCGACGGAATAATTCACGTTTCCACAGGTGTTTTGGGATGTGTCACCTCCTTTGCTGAGATGCTTGAAAGCGTAAGCGGCAAGGAATTTTTGGTCGCCGCCGCCCTAGCCTACGAAATATCCTGCCGCGTGGCCGCACCCATCGGCATGGAGCTGGCCCATCAGGGATTTAACAACACGGGAACCACCTGCGTATTCGGTTCGACAGCGGGCGTGGGAAGGCTGCTTGGCTTGAACGCTGAACAAATGCAACACGCCATGGGAATTTCAGGAAACTGGGCAAGCGGCCTGCAGGCCGTACAGTTTGCCTCCATGGCAAAAAGGATAGTGCCCTCCAAATCCTCGGAAGGAGCCATCGTCGGAGCTTTGCTCGCAAAAGAAGGTTTCACTGGAATAGAAGACGTCTTTGAAAACGAATTCGGAGGATTTTATCACTGCTTCACCGACAGAGTCTACGACGAAGAGCGCACCTGCGGAGAGTTGGGTGACCGTTGGGAGCTCATGGGCATTGGACTTAAATTCTACTCCACTTGTCGAAGCAAGCACACGACCATAGACGGCTTAAGGAAGTTCAAAGCAGAACATCCCGACATAAAGCCCGAGGACATAAAAAAGATTGTCGTTCATACCACATCTATAACGAGAAAATACTCCGTCGACGTAGATGACATCAAAAGCGTGGTCTCGGCGCAGTTAAGCCATCCCTACGTTTGTGCCGTCACGCTCATGGAGGGGAACGCCTTTATCGACCAATTTACCGAAGACAAGATCAAAGATCCCAAGATACTGGAGTTCGCAAGAAAAGTTGAGGTCGTCGACGATCCCGAAATAGAAAACCTGCCCAGGGCTCTTCGCTACACCGTTAAGATCGACATCCACTTAAACGACGGACGTGTGTTCAACCTGGAGGTAAATTATCCCAAGGGACATCCCAAAAACCCCTTCACTAAGGAAGAGTTGCTCTGGAAGTTCAAAACCCTGGGCTTCAAGGCAATCCAAGACGACAAAAAACTCGACAGGATCGCTGAGGCCTTGTTTAACCTGGAAGAAGTCAAAAACGTCAGAAGCTTCGTGGAGCTCTTGAGGAAGGAATAA
- a CDS encoding glycerate kinase type-2 family protein, which produces MKSLREDALRIIEDSISSVLPERAVEQELRKLDLGDKIYLVAIGKAAWRMAKSAKDCLKDKVKGGVVITKYGHSQGPIEGLKIYEAGHPIPDENTISSTKEAVELAKGLSKDDTVLFLVSGGGSALFELPVDGVSLEDIKNVTDMLLRCGANIVEINAIRKRMSQVKGGRFALMASPAKVYSLVLSDVLGDRLDSIASGPAYPDSTTVEDVRKIIRKYDLKLPRHILQSLSEETPKSLDNVETRIIGSVSKVCESAKNVAASLGYNAMILTTTLDCEASEAGLFLAAIAREEVEKERPLKRPCAIILGGETVVHVKGTGKGGRNQELVLSAARGIKNCTGVVIASVGTDGTDGPTDAAGGIVDGRTATLLEEAGIDIDDALNDNDSYHALQKVNSLIRTGPTGTNVNDLIFILCDETKVREN; this is translated from the coding sequence ATGAAAAGCTTAAGAGAAGATGCCCTTAGGATAATAGAGGATTCTATTAGCTCGGTATTGCCCGAAAGGGCAGTGGAACAAGAGCTTAGAAAGCTAGATTTGGGTGACAAGATTTATTTGGTCGCCATAGGAAAAGCTGCCTGGAGGATGGCCAAGTCCGCGAAGGACTGTCTTAAGGACAAGGTGAAAGGCGGCGTTGTCATCACCAAATACGGACATTCCCAAGGTCCAATAGAGGGGCTGAAGATCTACGAAGCGGGCCATCCCATACCCGACGAAAATACGATCAGCTCCACGAAAGAGGCCGTAGAACTTGCGAAGGGCCTATCGAAGGACGATACTGTGCTGTTTTTGGTCTCCGGAGGAGGGTCTGCACTTTTTGAGCTTCCCGTAGATGGCGTGAGCCTGGAGGATATAAAGAACGTCACCGATATGCTTTTAAGGTGCGGGGCCAATATCGTGGAGATAAACGCCATCAGAAAGCGGATGTCTCAGGTAAAGGGCGGAAGGTTTGCTCTGATGGCCTCGCCAGCCAAGGTGTATTCCCTCGTTCTTTCAGACGTTTTGGGCGACAGGCTTGATAGCATCGCCTCAGGCCCCGCTTATCCCGACTCGACGACGGTCGAAGACGTGAGAAAAATAATAAGGAAATACGACTTAAAATTGCCGAGGCATATACTTCAAAGCCTGAGCGAAGAAACCCCTAAAAGCCTTGACAACGTTGAAACCAGGATAATAGGAAGCGTCTCCAAGGTATGTGAAAGCGCAAAAAATGTGGCTGCAAGTTTGGGATACAATGCCATGATCCTGACTACCACGCTAGATTGTGAGGCAAGCGAAGCAGGCCTGTTTTTGGCCGCGATTGCCAGAGAAGAGGTTGAAAAAGAAAGGCCTCTGAAAAGGCCCTGTGCGATAATCCTGGGCGGCGAGACGGTCGTACACGTAAAAGGAACCGGAAAAGGGGGCAGGAACCAGGAGCTTGTCCTGTCTGCTGCCCGAGGCATAAAAAACTGTACAGGAGTTGTGATTGCCTCCGTAGGTACGGACGGTACCGACGGTCCGACGGATGCGGCGGGCGGTATCGTCGACGGAAGGACGGCGACATTATTAGAGGAAGCCGGCATAGATATCGACGACGCCTTAAACGACAACGATTCCTATCACGCCTTACAAAAAGTCAATAGCTTGATAAGGACAGGGCCGACGGGCACAAACGTAAATGATTTGATATTTATATTATGCGATGAGACGAAAGTCCGGGAAAATTGA
- a CDS encoding iron-containing alcohol dehydrogenase — translation MTNILRQFSFELPTRIEYGVGIVSKLGDELKKLGAQKVCIITDPGIIKAGLLGKIKPILNEEGISYGIFDGIDPNPKDRNVESGARTVSSFQADAMIAIGGGSVIDCAKAIGVLVSHGGERIKDFEGRTKVKKPILPFVAIPTTAGTGSEVTFSAVITDTENNYKMTVKSPYMAAKIAMLDPELTVTVPSHITASTGMDALTHAIEAYTVKVSEPVSDALALYAVELITHNLARAVKDGEDIEARASMLVGSLLAGIAFSHSDVGSVHCMAEALGGIYDAPHGVCNAVLLPYVMEYNAECCIEKYARIAKAMGETFETSREGAMKAVERVKKLAKEVGLPSFNSLGVKESDLERLADMAAGNISTDSNPREMSKEDYLVLFKKALAD, via the coding sequence ATGACGAACATATTGAGGCAATTTAGTTTCGAGTTGCCCACGAGGATCGAATACGGAGTGGGCATAGTAAGCAAACTTGGGGACGAACTAAAGAAACTTGGAGCCCAAAAAGTATGCATAATCACAGACCCCGGAATCATAAAGGCAGGCTTGCTGGGAAAAATAAAGCCCATCTTAAATGAAGAGGGGATCTCCTACGGCATTTTCGATGGGATAGATCCCAATCCGAAGGACCGAAACGTCGAAAGCGGCGCTCGGACCGTAAGTAGCTTTCAAGCGGATGCAATGATAGCCATAGGCGGAGGAAGCGTGATCGATTGCGCCAAGGCAATTGGCGTTTTGGTTTCCCACGGCGGGGAGAGGATAAAGGATTTCGAGGGAAGGACTAAAGTAAAAAAGCCCATCCTTCCCTTCGTCGCCATACCGACAACCGCCGGGACGGGAAGCGAGGTTACCTTTTCGGCGGTAATCACTGACACTGAGAACAACTACAAGATGACGGTCAAAAGTCCCTACATGGCCGCAAAGATTGCCATGCTTGACCCCGAACTTACCGTAACCGTTCCGTCTCATATAACCGCCTCTACGGGCATGGATGCCTTGACGCACGCCATAGAGGCCTACACCGTCAAGGTTTCTGAGCCTGTCAGCGATGCGCTGGCTTTATACGCGGTTGAGCTGATAACGCACAATCTAGCAAGGGCAGTGAAAGATGGGGAAGACATCGAGGCGCGGGCCAGCATGTTGGTGGGAAGTTTGCTTGCCGGGATCGCTTTTAGCCACTCCGACGTCGGTTCCGTTCACTGCATGGCCGAGGCCTTGGGCGGCATTTACGATGCGCCCCACGGGGTCTGCAACGCCGTATTGTTGCCCTACGTGATGGAATACAACGCCGAGTGTTGCATTGAAAAGTACGCAAGGATTGCAAAGGCAATGGGAGAGACCTTTGAAACTTCTCGGGAAGGTGCCATGAAGGCCGTAGAAAGGGTCAAAAAACTGGCCAAGGAAGTGGGCCTGCCCTCTTTCAATAGCCTTGGCGTAAAAGAATCAGACCTTGAAAGGTTGGCAGATATGGCAGCCGGAAACATCTCCACGGATAGCAATCCTCGTGAAATGAGCAAAGAGGATTACCTGGTGCTATTTAAAAAAGCGCTGGCGGATTGA
- a CDS encoding toxin-antitoxin system protein, with protein MASSTVRIDSSTHKMLQSLSAQTGRKMQEILGEAVELYRRKLLLDKANAAFAALKADSQAWKEEQEERADWDVTLLDGLKDN; from the coding sequence ATGGCAAGCAGCACTGTCCGCATCGACTCTTCAACCCACAAGATGCTGCAAAGCCTTTCGGCCCAAACGGGACGCAAGATGCAGGAAATTTTAGGCGAAGCGGTCGAGCTGTACCGCCGCAAGCTCCTGCTCGATAAAGCTAACGCCGCCTTCGCCGCTTTGAAGGCAGACTCACAGGCGTGGAAGGAAGAGCAGGAAGAAAGAGCCGACTGGGATGTTACGCTCCTTGACGGGCTGAAGGACAATTAA
- a CDS encoding type II toxin-antitoxin system RelB/DinJ family antitoxin, which translates to MTLVRTCDSMIRVRINSETKERAARVLDGMGLILSDAVRMFLVRIAEEGRFPFEIEVPKAKEEKPKPKTLEEIKRIINSHRKELEEKYKVKSIAVFGSYARGEQTEDSDVDIMVEFS; encoded by the coding sequence TTGACATTGGTACGAACCTGCGATTCGATGATCAGGGTGCGAATAAACAGCGAAACAAAGGAGAGGGCCGCACGTGTCCTTGATGGGATGGGGCTTATCCTTTCCGACGCAGTGCGCATGTTTTTAGTCCGCATTGCCGAAGAAGGGCGTTTCCCCTTCGAGATCGAAGTTCCCAAAGCAAAAGAAGAAAAACCAAAGCCAAAGACCCTTGAAGAGATAAAAAGAATCATAAACAGCCACAGGAAAGAGCTTGAAGAAAAGTACAAGGTAAAAAGCATCGCTGTCTTTGGTTCTTATGCCCGCGGCGAGCAGACCGAAGACAGCGACGTTGACATCATGGTCGAGTTTAGCTAG
- a CDS encoding AbrB/MazE/SpoVT family DNA-binding domain-containing protein, with translation MADTKEVAVRIDDKGRITLPRSMRKALGVKAGDTLFFKYDPQSNQLRIALAVSPFDVLAEEAVKEYKEGRTRTIEEYAKEKDIRLDVE, from the coding sequence ATGGCTGACACAAAAGAAGTGGCTGTAAGAATAGACGACAAAGGCCGCATTACTTTACCCAGGAGCATGAGAAAGGCCTTAGGAGTAAAAGCGGGCGACACGTTGTTCTTCAAGTATGATCCGCAAAGTAACCAGTTGCGGATAGCCCTGGCAGTGAGTCCTTTTGACGTCTTAGCCGAGGAAGCCGTCAAGGAGTATAAGGAGGGTCGTACCAGAACTATAGAAGAGTACGCCAAAGAAAAAGACATCCGTTTGGACGTCGAATGA
- a CDS encoding type II toxin-antitoxin system PemK/MazF family toxin, which produces MAEPSRGEIWLVDLNPVCGHEQAGRRPALVVSVDGFNHGPAGLVIVIPITTKDKGIPLHVGVFPPEGGLNEQSFIKCEDVRSVAKERLVRCLGRVEEGTLAEVEDRLRILLGL; this is translated from the coding sequence ATGGCAGAACCATCTCGCGGAGAGATATGGCTGGTGGACTTAAATCCCGTTTGCGGTCACGAGCAGGCAGGCAGACGTCCGGCCCTTGTCGTTTCGGTCGACGGCTTTAATCACGGACCTGCCGGGCTTGTGATTGTAATTCCCATTACCACAAAGGATAAGGGCATTCCCCTTCACGTCGGCGTTTTCCCGCCGGAAGGCGGCCTGAACGAGCAAAGCTTCATAAAATGCGAAGACGTCCGTTCGGTCGCAAAAGAACGGCTTGTTAGATGCCTTGGAAGGGTGGAAGAAGGAACGCTTGCGGAAGTAGAAGATAGGCTGCGCATCCTTTTGGGATTATGA
- a CDS encoding sulfite exporter TauE/SafE family protein encodes MFYILITVISFIAGSITGLIGASGVMVIVPGLVMLGCSTFDAIGCSLFADALASLVVAWTYSRYGNLNLRQGWLIALGSVLGAQLGSFISPHLPEMGVGGSFGVLLLVSAAMFWRKGSKKAAIKPEGRATSNDEVKGFLKVLRDNPKTSGTILGVLVGIISGILGAGGGVMILLILVFVMGYKVHEGVGTSTLIMAFTAASGALGHAFTGNLPMDIAVPSAIGTVIGGRLTAGFANKTNEAVLGKIVGIIFAVLGALMIFGIGQ; translated from the coding sequence ATGTTTTATATCCTGATAACTGTCATAAGCTTTATAGCAGGATCAATCACCGGGCTAATTGGTGCTAGCGGTGTAATGGTAATAGTACCGGGGCTCGTGATGTTGGGTTGTTCTACCTTCGATGCCATAGGTTGCAGCCTCTTTGCCGATGCCTTGGCCTCCCTTGTCGTGGCCTGGACTTACTCCAGGTACGGCAACCTAAACTTGAGGCAAGGTTGGCTGATAGCCCTGGGGTCGGTATTGGGTGCACAGTTGGGAAGCTTCATTTCGCCCCATCTGCCCGAGATGGGAGTGGGCGGGTCCTTTGGCGTCCTGCTTTTGGTTTCAGCCGCCATGTTTTGGCGGAAGGGAAGCAAAAAGGCAGCCATAAAGCCCGAAGGCAGGGCGACGTCGAATGATGAAGTTAAAGGTTTTTTGAAGGTCTTGAGGGATAATCCAAAAACGTCGGGAACGATCCTGGGCGTGCTGGTGGGGATCATAAGCGGAATCCTTGGCGCCGGCGGAGGAGTGATGATCCTACTGATACTGGTCTTCGTAATGGGCTACAAGGTGCACGAAGGAGTAGGCACCTCAACGCTCATCATGGCCTTTACGGCAGCTTCCGGAGCTTTGGGACATGCCTTCACGGGAAATCTCCCCATGGACATTGCCGTACCCAGCGCGATCGGCACGGTAATAGGGGGAAGGTTAACGGCAGGCTTTGCCAACAAGACAAATGAGGCGGTCTTGGGAAAGATAGTCGGCATCATCTTTGCCGTGCTGGGAGCGTTGATGATTTTTGGGATTGGGCAGTAG